In Mycoplasma sp. OR1901, the following are encoded in one genomic region:
- the rplR gene encoding 50S ribosomal protein L18 — MAKLSRNQARKVKHQRARYWINGTATKPRLNVFKSHQNFYAQLIDDQARVTLASVSTLKDETYGGNVKAAEKLGELMGDKINSLGIKEVVFDRGGYLYHGRVKAFAESVRAKGVKF; from the coding sequence ATGGCAAAATTATCAAGAAATCAAGCTAGAAAAGTTAAGCACCAACGTGCACGTTACTGAATTAACGGTACAGCTACAAAACCACGTTTAAACGTTTTTAAATCTCACCAAAACTTTTATGCACAATTAATCGATGACCAAGCAAGAGTTACATTAGCGTCAGTTTCAACACTTAAAGATGAAACATACGGTGGTAACGTAAAAGCTGCTGAAAAATTAGGTGAATTAATGGGTGATAAAATTAATTCACTAGGAATTAAAGAAGTAGTATTTGATCGTGGTGGATATTTATACCACGGTCGTGTAAAAGCATTTGCTGAATCAGTAAGAGCGAAAGGAGTTAAATTCTAA
- the rplB gene encoding 50S ribosomal protein L2, translating to MAIKHYKPTTNGRRNMSSLDFRQNLSGHAPEKSLLVNLKYHAGRNNQGKITVRHHGGRVKRFYRLVDFKRNKDNIPAIVKTIEYDPNRSANISLLAYADGEKRYILTPKGIVLGQKVISGENVDIVVGNTLPLSNIPEGTFVHNIEMQPGGGGIIARSAGTSAQLLGKDDDGKYVVLRLKSGETRRVLARCRATIGVVGNEEHSLVNVGKAGINRHKGIRPTVRGSVMNPVDHPHGGGEGKQPVGRKAPLTPWGKKALGVKTRKTKKSSNKLILRRRKDAK from the coding sequence ATGGCAATTAAACATTATAAGCCAACTACAAACGGTCGTAGAAATATGTCTTCTCTTGATTTCAGACAAAATTTATCTGGTCATGCACCTGAAAAATCACTTTTAGTTAATCTAAAATATCATGCAGGACGTAACAACCAAGGTAAAATTACTGTTAGACATCACGGGGGACGTGTAAAAAGATTTTACAGACTTGTAGATTTTAAACGTAATAAAGATAACATTCCAGCTATTGTTAAAACTATTGAATATGATCCAAACCGTTCAGCAAACATTAGTTTATTAGCATATGCAGATGGAGAAAAAAGATATATCTTAACACCTAAAGGAATCGTTTTAGGTCAAAAAGTTATTTCAGGAGAAAATGTAGATATCGTTGTTGGTAACACACTTCCTTTATCAAACATTCCTGAAGGTACATTTGTACACAACATCGAAATGCAACCAGGTGGAGGTGGTATTATAGCACGTAGTGCTGGAACATCAGCTCAATTACTTGGAAAAGATGACGATGGAAAATATGTTGTTCTTAGACTTAAATCAGGAGAAACACGTCGTGTGTTAGCGCGTTGTCGTGCAACAATCGGTGTTGTTGGTAATGAAGAACACTCACTTGTTAACGTTGGTAAAGCCGGAATTAACAGACACAAAGGAATTAGACCTACAGTTCGTGGATCAGTTATGAACCCTGTAGATCACCCACATGGTGGAGGGGAAGGTAAACAACCAGTTGGACGTAAAGCTCCACTTACACCTTGAGGTAAAAAAGCTCTTGGAGTTAAAACAAGAAAAACTAAGAAATCTTCAAATAAACTTATTTTAAGAAGAAGAAAGGATGCTAAATAA
- the rplF gene encoding 50S ribosomal protein L6 has translation MSRVGNRILTIPAGATVTVDNSTVTVKGPLGTLTRTFSHLITVKVEDNQVSTIRANEEKTTKQLHGTTNSHISNMIEGVTKGFKIDLEIKGVGYKAVLAGSKLDVSAGYSHIHSLEIPSDIKVTVAKPTEVSVFGIDKQNVGHFASIVRAVRKPSVYSGKGISYKGEKIRRKEGKTASK, from the coding sequence ATGTCTCGTGTAGGAAATCGTATTTTAACAATCCCTGCTGGAGCAACAGTTACAGTAGACAATTCAACAGTTACAGTTAAAGGACCATTAGGAACTTTAACAAGAACATTCAGTCATTTAATCACAGTAAAAGTAGAAGATAATCAAGTTTCAACAATTCGTGCAAACGAAGAAAAAACAACTAAACAATTACACGGAACAACAAACTCACACATTTCAAACATGATTGAGGGTGTTACAAAAGGTTTCAAAATTGATTTAGAAATTAAAGGGGTTGGATATAAAGCAGTTTTAGCTGGTTCTAAATTAGACGTATCAGCCGGATACAGCCACATCCACTCATTAGAAATTCCAAGTGACATTAAAGTTACAGTTGCAAAACCAACAGAAGTTTCAGTATTTGGTATCGATAAACAAAACGTAGGACACTTTGCTTCAATCGTTAGAGCGGTTAGAAAACCAAGTGTTTACTCAGGTAAAGGTATTTCATACAAAGGTGAAAAAATTAGACGTAAAGAAGGGAAAACAGCTTCTAAATAA
- the rplE gene encoding 50S ribosomal protein L5 — MLKQVYLEKAVPALKEKYNYSSSMQVPRIEKVVLNMTAGKEVSNSKAIEEVLNELTLISGQKPFETKAKKSNASWKLREGMPMGGKVTLRRDRMWEFLDKLINVAMPRIRDFRGANPKAFDGRGNFALGIKEEIIFPEIEFDKIRRIKGLDVLVVTTAKSNEEARTLLESLGVPFEKKGAK, encoded by the coding sequence ATGTTAAAACAAGTTTATTTAGAAAAAGCAGTTCCAGCTCTTAAAGAAAAATACAACTACTCTTCATCTATGCAAGTACCTAGAATTGAAAAAGTTGTATTAAACATGACAGCTGGTAAAGAAGTTTCAAACTCAAAAGCAATCGAAGAAGTTTTAAATGAATTAACATTAATTTCAGGACAAAAACCATTCGAAACAAAAGCTAAAAAATCAAACGCTTCATGAAAACTTCGTGAAGGAATGCCTATGGGTGGAAAAGTTACACTACGTAGAGATAGAATGTGAGAATTTTTAGACAAATTAATCAATGTTGCAATGCCACGTATTCGTGATTTCCGTGGTGCAAATCCTAAAGCATTTGATGGTAGAGGAAACTTTGCCTTAGGGATTAAAGAAGAAATCATTTTCCCAGAAATCGAATTTGACAAAATTCGTCGTATTAAAGGGTTAGACGTTCTTGTAGTAACTACAGCAAAATCAAATGAAGAAGCAAGAACATTATTAGAATCATTAGGTGTACCATTTGAAAAAAAAGGAGCTAAATAA
- the rplV gene encoding 50S ribosomal protein L22, producing MAQQAKAHVKLQRVSSSKAKLVANLFRGKDVNVALGLLENTSKKSAPIFLKLLNSAVANATNNHGMNASKLFVKEVYVNEGPTLKRFQPRSQGRAYSILKRTSNLSIVLEERN from the coding sequence ATGGCACAACAAGCAAAAGCACATGTAAAATTACAAAGAGTAAGTTCATCTAAAGCTAAATTAGTAGCAAACTTATTCAGAGGAAAAGACGTAAACGTTGCTTTAGGTCTTTTAGAAAATACATCTAAAAAATCAGCACCAATTTTCCTTAAATTACTTAACTCAGCAGTTGCTAACGCAACAAACAACCACGGAATGAACGCATCAAAATTATTCGTAAAAGAAGTTTATGTAAACGAAGGTCCAACACTTAAAAGATTCCAACCAAGAAGTCAAGGTAGAGCTTATTCAATTTTAAAACGTACATCAAATTTATCAATAGTATTAGAGGAGAGAAACTAA
- a CDS encoding type Z 30S ribosomal protein S14, with the protein MARKALIVKAKREPKFSSRAYTRCELCGRPHAVLRKYKICRICFRNLAHEGKIPGVKKASW; encoded by the coding sequence ATGGCGAGAAAAGCATTAATAGTTAAGGCAAAACGTGAACCAAAATTTTCATCACGTGCTTATACACGTTGTGAATTATGTGGACGTCCACATGCAGTATTAAGAAAATATAAAATATGTCGTATCTGTTTTAGAAACCTTGCACATGAAGGTAAAATTCCAGGTGTGAAGAAAGCGAGTTGATAA
- the rplX gene encoding 50S ribosomal protein L24, giving the protein MKFKKDDQVIVIAGKEKGKIGVIEKIFHKTNRVIVKDVNIVTKHNKPTQQNQDGSITEMAAPIHASNVAYLVKKSSKTSKQQTSKLGYKVNKNGKKVRVARKTQKEV; this is encoded by the coding sequence ATTAAATTTAAAAAAGATGATCAAGTTATTGTAATCGCTGGTAAAGAAAAAGGGAAAATTGGAGTTATTGAAAAAATATTCCACAAAACAAACAGAGTTATTGTTAAAGACGTAAATATCGTTACAAAACACAACAAACCAACACAACAAAATCAAGACGGTTCTATAACAGAAATGGCTGCTCCAATTCATGCATCAAACGTAGCTTATTTAGTAAAAAAATCAAGTAAAACAAGTAAACAACAAACTTCAAAACTAGGATATAAAGTTAATAAAAACGGTAAAAAAGTAAGAGTTGCTAGAAAAACTCAAAAGGAAGTGTAG
- the rpsH gene encoding 30S ribosomal protein S8 produces the protein MFITDPISDLVVRIKNANIRKHKTVSMPYSTKKEEILKVVHSEGYISSYEVKGEGTSKELVVTLKYKKNQPAIVGIKRISKPGLRVYVKTLEIPTIMSGYGTVIISTSKGLMTGTQAREAKVGGEIIAHIW, from the coding sequence ATGTTTATTACAGATCCAATTTCAGATTTAGTAGTTCGTATTAAAAACGCAAATATTAGAAAACACAAAACCGTTTCAATGCCTTATTCAACAAAAAAAGAAGAAATTTTAAAAGTGGTTCACTCAGAAGGATACATTTCATCTTATGAAGTTAAAGGTGAAGGTACATCAAAAGAATTAGTAGTTACATTAAAATACAAGAAAAATCAACCTGCTATCGTAGGAATTAAAAGAATTTCAAAACCAGGACTTAGAGTTTATGTTAAAACTCTTGAAATTCCAACAATTATGTCAGGTTACGGAACAGTTATCATATCTACATCAAAAGGATTAATGACAGGAACACAAGCTAGAGAGGCAAAAGTGGGTGGTGAAATTATCGCTCACATTTGATAG
- the rplW gene encoding 50S ribosomal protein L23 — protein sequence MELTQVIKSPILTEKTDVLRTTQSTFVFKVDYAANKYQIKEAVETIFGVKVASVRTIKVEKQPKNVGRFHGFTNRYKKAMVTLVEGQSINYIPSEDEEKAQIVSEEVKEAKKAKEAKAKDVENKVAKKLAAKKQVATKKATVKAKTTTKRKVGGE from the coding sequence ATGGAATTAACACAAGTTATTAAATCACCAATTTTAACAGAAAAAACTGACGTTTTAAGAACAACACAATCAACATTTGTTTTTAAAGTAGATTATGCAGCTAACAAATACCAAATTAAAGAAGCAGTTGAAACAATTTTTGGTGTTAAAGTAGCATCTGTTAGAACAATCAAAGTTGAAAAACAACCAAAAAATGTTGGTCGTTTCCACGGATTTACAAATCGTTACAAAAAAGCTATGGTTACATTAGTTGAAGGACAATCAATTAACTACATCCCAAGTGAAGATGAAGAAAAAGCACAAATAGTTTCAGAAGAAGTTAAAGAAGCTAAAAAAGCAAAAGAAGCAAAAGCAAAAGACGTTGAAAACAAAGTGGCTAAAAAATTAGCAGCTAAAAAACAAGTTGCAACAAAAAAAGCAACAGTTAAAGCAAAAACAACAACAAAACGTAAAGTTGGTGGAGAATAG
- the rplO gene encoding 50S ribosomal protein L15, translating to MKLHTLKSTEGSRPDKHRKGRGHAAGKGKQAGKGQSGQNKRKGHRLGFEGGQTPWFRRIGKRGFTNVNHVEYQVINLSDLELKFKDGEKVTVERLFEEGLVKRSLPIKLLGNGTLTKKLHVVVNKASASAKAAFEKLNGTIEEL from the coding sequence ATTAAATTACATACATTAAAATCAACAGAAGGTTCAAGACCAGACAAACACCGTAAAGGGCGTGGACATGCTGCTGGTAAAGGTAAACAAGCTGGTAAAGGTCAATCAGGGCAAAACAAACGTAAAGGGCACAGATTAGGATTCGAAGGGGGTCAAACTCCATGATTCCGTCGTATTGGAAAACGTGGATTCACAAACGTAAATCACGTTGAATACCAAGTAATTAATTTATCAGACTTAGAATTAAAATTCAAAGATGGTGAAAAAGTAACAGTAGAAAGATTATTCGAAGAAGGTTTAGTAAAAAGATCATTACCTATTAAATTATTAGGAAATGGTACATTAACTAAAAAATTACATGTTGTTGTAAATAAAGCTTCTGCTTCTGCAAAAGCAGCATTTGAAAAACTTAATGGAACAATTGAGGAATTATAA
- the rpmC gene encoding 50S ribosomal protein L29, translating to MSYKDLLEKSTKELEELTLKLKAELFTLRYRNVTGDLRDTHKIKLLRTDIAKTLTALNAKKENK from the coding sequence ATGAGTTACAAAGATTTATTAGAAAAATCAACAAAAGAACTTGAAGAATTAACTTTAAAATTAAAAGCTGAATTATTCACACTTAGATATAGAAATGTTACTGGTGATTTAAGAGACACACACAAAATTAAACTTTTAAGAACAGATATTGCTAAAACTCTTACAGCATTAAATGCAAAAAAGGAGAATAAATAG
- the rplN gene encoding 50S ribosomal protein L14 yields the protein MILELSRANVADNSGAKTIGVIRVLGGSKKKVAKIGDIVVCSVKKALPNGMVKEGQVVKAVVVRSKYGIHRTNGSYIKFDDNAVVILKEDLTPRGTRVFGPVAREIREKFPKIVSLAPEVL from the coding sequence ATGATTTTAGAATTATCAAGAGCAAATGTAGCTGATAACTCAGGTGCAAAAACAATAGGTGTAATTCGTGTATTAGGTGGTTCAAAGAAAAAAGTTGCCAAAATTGGTGACATCGTAGTGTGTTCAGTTAAAAAAGCATTACCTAACGGTATGGTTAAAGAAGGTCAAGTTGTTAAAGCGGTAGTTGTACGTTCAAAATATGGTATTCACCGTACAAACGGTTCATACATTAAATTCGATGATAACGCTGTTGTTATTCTTAAAGAAGATTTAACACCACGTGGAACTCGTGTTTTCGGACCAGTTGCTCGTGAAATTAGAGAAAAATTCCCTAAAATCGTTTCTTTAGCACCAGAAGTATTATAG
- the rpsS gene encoding 30S ribosomal protein S19: MARSLKKGPFADEHLLKKVDAIVEGNAPKKPVKTWSRRSTIFPSFVGLTFAVHNGNKFIEVYVTDDMVGHKLGEFAPTRTFSGHGADKGKKK, encoded by the coding sequence ATGGCACGTAGTCTTAAAAAAGGTCCATTCGCCGATGAACATTTACTTAAAAAAGTAGATGCAATCGTTGAAGGGAACGCACCTAAAAAACCAGTTAAAACTTGATCAAGACGTTCAACAATCTTCCCAAGTTTTGTTGGTTTAACATTCGCAGTTCATAACGGAAATAAATTCATCGAAGTTTACGTAACAGATGATATGGTTGGACATAAATTAGGGGAATTTGCACCTACAAGAACATTCTCAGGTCACGGTGCAGATAAAGGTAAGAAGAAATAA
- the rpsQ gene encoding 30S ribosomal protein S17, giving the protein MERNTRKTLTGKVVSAGKSAKTIIVAVDTYKKHPLYSKRYKSTKRFAVHDENEVAKLNDVVVIMETRPLSRTKHFRLVSIKEAAIEGNN; this is encoded by the coding sequence ATGGAAAGAAATACAAGAAAAACTTTAACAGGTAAAGTTGTTTCAGCAGGGAAAAGTGCTAAAACAATTATTGTTGCAGTTGATACATACAAAAAACACCCACTTTATTCAAAACGTTACAAATCAACAAAAAGATTTGCAGTACATGACGAAAACGAAGTTGCAAAATTAAATGATGTTGTTGTTATTATGGAAACAAGACCACTTTCAAGAACAAAACACTTTAGATTAGTTTCAATAAAAGAAGCCGCTATCGAAGGAAACAACTAA
- the rplP gene encoding 50S ribosomal protein L16, producing MLQPKRTKYRKPFVVRHDKRKATKGNTVAFGEFGLQAVTSAWVTARQIESARIAATRRMGREGQVIIRIFPHFSKTSKPIGVRMGSGKGAPELWYTAVKVNTMMFEVGGVSEEIARDALRLAGHKLPVKWKIVQRKGDE from the coding sequence ATGTTACAACCTAAAAGAACTAAATATAGAAAGCCTTTTGTTGTTAGACACGACAAAAGAAAAGCTACAAAAGGAAATACTGTAGCATTCGGAGAATTCGGATTGCAAGCAGTTACATCAGCATGAGTTACAGCTCGTCAAATAGAATCAGCACGTATCGCAGCAACACGTAGAATGGGTCGTGAAGGTCAAGTTATCATTAGAATCTTCCCACACTTTTCAAAAACATCTAAACCTATCGGGGTTCGTATGGGATCAGGAAAAGGTGCTCCAGAATTATGATATACAGCAGTAAAAGTTAACACAATGATGTTTGAAGTTGGTGGTGTTAGTGAAGAAATCGCACGTGATGCTCTTCGTTTAGCAGGTCACAAATTACCAGTTAAATGAAAAATCGTTCAAAGAAAAGGAGATGAATAA
- the rpsC gene encoding 30S ribosomal protein S3 yields the protein MGQKVNPNGFRYGVSKNHNSTWFADKDNFGSYLVEDAKIYKFFDKLVREYQIGKVEIKRTKDNKVTVNLHTVKPAAMLGQEGKNIQELTVKVQKFVKNRNLNLKLQVIELKNYDLNARLLAEMIATKLENRESFRQAQKIAIRAALKAGAKGIKTMVSGRLNGVDMARSEGYSEGEMRLHTLRQNVEYATATARTTYGAIGVKVWVSLGEILGGKK from the coding sequence ATGGGACAAAAAGTTAATCCAAATGGATTCCGTTACGGAGTTTCAAAAAACCATAATTCAACATGATTCGCAGATAAAGATAATTTCGGATCATATTTAGTTGAAGATGCTAAAATTTATAAATTCTTCGATAAATTAGTACGTGAATACCAAATCGGAAAAGTTGAAATTAAAAGAACTAAAGACAACAAAGTGACAGTTAATTTACACACAGTTAAACCAGCAGCAATGTTAGGTCAAGAAGGTAAGAACATCCAAGAATTAACAGTTAAGGTACAAAAATTTGTTAAAAATAGAAATCTTAACTTAAAATTACAAGTTATAGAATTAAAAAACTATGACTTAAACGCAAGATTACTTGCAGAAATGATTGCAACAAAATTAGAAAACCGTGAAAGCTTCCGTCAAGCTCAGAAAATAGCTATTAGAGCTGCTTTAAAAGCAGGTGCTAAAGGTATTAAAACTATGGTTAGCGGTCGTTTAAACGGAGTTGATATGGCTCGTTCAGAAGGATATTCTGAAGGAGAAATGAGACTTCATACATTAAGACAAAATGTAGAATACGCAACAGCAACAGCTAGAACAACATATGGAGCTATTGGTGTTAAAGTTTGAGTTTCACTTGGTGAAATTTTAGGAGGTAAAAAATAA